A part of Sebastes umbrosus isolate fSebUmb1 chromosome 21, fSebUmb1.pri, whole genome shotgun sequence genomic DNA contains:
- the alg14 gene encoding UDP-N-acetylglucosamine transferase subunit ALG14 homolog, whose amino-acid sequence MAVLVAAVFTVLCVVCVFIVRLYHVVRTGSSYKPGTKGPVSVVVVAGSGGHTTEILRLMECLSAAYTPRHYVIADTDRMSEEKICTFESSKQHSDSESQFTICRIPRSREVHQSWSSSVVSTLDALRYSLPLVFRLRPDVVLCNGPGTCVPLCAAGLLLGILGMKKVSIVYVESICRVQTLSLTGRILYPMSDYFFVQWSSLRDKYPKSIFLGRLV is encoded by the exons ATGGCGGTGCTGGTAGCagctgtgtttactgtgttgtgtgttgtgtgtgtgtttattgtccGGTTATATCATGTTGTGAGGACCGGCTCCAGCTATAAACCTGGAACCAAAGGTCCGGTCTCTGTGGTGGTGGTCGCAGGATCAG GTGGTCACACCACAGAGATCCTGCGGCTGATGGagtgtctgtctgcagcctACACACCTCGACACTATGTGATCGCTGACACTGACCGGATGAGTGAGGAGAAAATCTGCACCTTTGAAAGCTCAAAGCAACACTCAGACTCTGAGTCACAG TTCACCATCTGTCGGATCCCAAGGAGCCGGGAGGTGCATCAGTCATGGAGTTCCTCTGTCGTCAGCACCCTGGACGCCCTGCGCTACTCCCTCCCTCTGGTGTTCAGACTAAGACCTGACGTG gtGCTGTGTAACGGCCCAGGGACCTGCGTCCCCCTGTGTGCGGCAGGACTCCTGCTTGGAATTCTGGGAATGAAGAAGGTCTCGATTGTTTATGTTGAAAGCATTTGCCGGGTGCAGACGCTGTCCCTCACGGGGAGGATCCTGTACCCGATGTCGGACTACTTCTTTGTGCAGTGGTCCTCTCTGAGAGACAAATACCCCAAATCCATTTTCCTTGGAAGATTAGTGTGA
- the steap2 gene encoding metalloreductase STEAP2 codes for MDSISMMGGSRSPVFLTAPSSHHHLRHAQACFLPNGMKSGVGGAEAACCLSPRPTVAILGSGDFSKCLTIRLLRCGFHVVVGSRHPKQAAQSFPHVVDVTYHEDAVGKASIVFLAVRREHYSFLWDLKHLLEGKILVDVSNNRKVNQYPESNAEYLASLLPDSFTVKGFNVISAWAMQQSCPKDASTQVFICSDSMEARQQIMELARRLDFLPVDMGTLSSSRDIEKIPIQLFPGWKGPVLAAVALSIFFFAYSFVRDIIHPYVKYKQSDFYKIPIEIVNRTLPTVAITLLALVYLAGQLAAAHQLYYGTKYRHFPHWLEGWLQSRKQLGLLSFFLAAVHVLYSLCLPMRRSERYLLLNTAYQQLHANVENSWNEEEVWRVEMYVSFGIMSLGLLSLLAVTSIPSVHSTLNWREFSFIQSTLGYIALLIATFHGLLFGWKRAFEEEAYRFYLPPSFVVALALPVCVILGKVLMLLPCVARKLHQIRRGMDSSRYRCQRLEPVGSAAHVSPERVTIM; via the exons ATGGACTCCATCTCTATGATGGGCGGCAGCAGGAGCCCCGTGTTCCTCACAGCCCCGtcctcccaccaccacctccgACACGCCCAGGCCTGTTTCCTGCCTAACGGCATGAAGAGCGGAGTGGGAGGTGCAGAGGCCGCCTGTTGTCTGTCCCCCCGGCCCACAGTGGCCATCCTGGGCTCGGGTGACTTCTCCAAGTGCCTGACCATCCGCCTGCTGCGCTGTGGCTTCCACGTGGTGGTGGGCAGCCGCCATCCCAAACAGGCAGCCCAGTCGTTCCCTCACGTGGTGGATGTGACGTACCATGAGGACGCCGTGGGGAAGGCTAGCATTGTGTTCCTGGCAGTCCGCCGGGAGCACTACTCTTTCCTGTGGGACCTCAAGCACCTACTGGAAG GTAAGATCCTGGTTGATGTGAGTAACAACAGGAAGGTGAACCAGTACCCAGAGTCTAACGCTGAGTATCTGGCCTCACTGCTGCCAGACTCCTTCACGGTCAAAGGCTTCAACGTCATCTCAGCCTGGGCCATGCAGCAGAGCTGCCCCAAAGACGCCAGCACACAG GTGTTCATCTGCAGTGACTCCATGGAGGCTCGACAGCAGATTATGGAATTAGCCCGCCGGCTCGACTTCCTGCCGGTGGATATGGGCACCCTGTCTTCTTCGCGGGATATTGAGAAGATTCCCATCCAGTTATTCCCTGGCTGGAAGGGCCCCGTTCTCGCCGCCGTGGCCCTCTCCATCTTCTTTTTCGCTTACTCTTTTGTACGAGATATCATCCACCCTTATGTGAAATACAAGCAAAGCGACTTCTACAAGATCCCCATAGAGATTGTGAACCGGACGCTGCCCACTGTCGCCATCACTCTCTTGGCCCTGGTGTACCTGGCGGGCCAGCTAGCGGCCGCCCACCAGCTCTACTACGGCACCAAGTACAGGCATTTCCCTCACTGGCTGGAGGGCTGGCTGCAGAGCCGCAAACAGCTGGGCCTCCTCAGCTTCTTCCTGGCTGCTGTCCACGTTCTCTACAGCCTCTGTCTGCCCATGAGGAGGTCTGAGAGGTACCTGCTGCTCAACACTGCCTACCAGCAG CTCCATGCTAATGTGGAGAACTCGTGGAACGAGGAGGAGGTGTGGAGGGTGGAGATGTACGTCTCCTTTGGGATCATGAGTCTCGGGCTCCTGTCGCTGCTGGCCGTCACCTCCATCCCCTCCGTCCACAGCACGCTCAACTGGAGGGAGTTCAGCTTCATACAG TCCACTCTGGGCTACATCGCCCTGCTCATCGCCACCTTCCACGGCCTGCTGTTCGGCTGGAAGCGAGCCTTCGAAGAGGAAGCCTACCGTTTCTACCTGCCGCCCAGCTTCGTGGTGGCCCTGGCCCTGCCGGTGTGCGTCATACTGGGGAAGGTGCTGATGCTGCTCCCCTGCGTGGCCCGCAAGCTCCACCAGATCCGCCGAGGCATGGACAGCAGTCGGTACCGGTGCCAGCGCCTGGAGCCGGTGGGCTCGGCCGCCCACGTTTCACCCGAGAGAGTCACCATCATGTGA